GACCGGGAGCTTCAACCTGGCCTATCGCGGTTTCACCTGGAGCGACCTCTTCAACGGAACCCTCTGGCAGAAAACCTTCGGGCGCACGCTCGGGATCAGGCTCCTCCTGGTGGGCGTGGTGCTGGCGCTGAGCGCGGTCCATGATTTTTACATCGGCCCTCGGGCGACGGCCCTGTGGCAGGAGCGCCCCGATGACCCGCGGGCGGCCCGTCTGCGCCGTCAGGCGGGGTGGATCGGGCGCCTGAGCTTCCTGCTCGCCTTGGTGATCGTCGCCTTGGGCATTGCCTTGGTTCGGGGCGGCTTTTAGTATTAAGGGTCCGCAGAGGGAACCATGAGACGAAAGGCCGGAGGTGACGGATGACCCCTGCCACGGAGCTTGGGTTTGGGATCTTGATCCTTGTGGGCTTGATCTAGACGGCCCTGTGGGTGTGGATCGTAACGAACGCCCGCCGGAGTGAACCCTACGAGAATGTGGCTCCGAAAGCCGGGAGGCTGCGCAAAAGCCTCTTGCCCATCGCCCTGACCGTTCTCGGCGCGGCCTTCTTGGCTTCCCTGCCCTTCTTGCCCTACGACTATGTTCGCTCCGGGACCTTGGGTTCTCCTGAGATCACCGTTGAGGTCGTTGGTCGGCAGTGGGCGGGGAGATCCAC
The Candidatus Methylacidithermus pantelleriae genome window above contains:
- a CDS encoding DUF4149 domain-containing protein, producing MFGPLSSRLVPLVGLRFRWIGRICLILLILTGSFNLAYRGFTWSDLFNGTLWQKTFGRTLGIRLLLVGVVLALSAVHDFYIGPRATALWQERPDDPRAARLRRQAGWIGRLSFLLALVIVALGIALVRGGF